From one Chitinispirillales bacterium genomic stretch:
- a CDS encoding efflux RND transporter permease subunit, giving the protein MSEHSLISLPIRRPILITVIYLIVIVIGAFSLLRLPIDLMPEITMPTVSVITDYENAGSQEVEELITRPIESALAGIQGIEEITSTSSEGRSVVRVTFPWNSNLDYAVNDMRDRIDRILGMLPEEIDRPLIRKFDVSAMPIMILGVTVQDKDISEIQQILEDQVQYRLERVAGVASVDIRGGQKRQIHVDLRSASMEAYGISTDMVVTALKRENKNIPAGSIISGNRDITVRTLAEYRGADDVNNTVVTVSDGVPIRIADIAEVKDGYEDVKSFVRINGVMGIRLSVSKQSGSNTVAVANGVKKEIQRINRDIEDIEIIALVDNAKYVENSIKSVTQSLIMGGSIAIFVLLLFLRNITTTMIISVAIPISVIATFALIYFCGFTLNMMTFGGLALGIGMLLDNAIVVLDNIFHKREKGMGAYEGAIKGVSEVSSAVIASTLTTLVVFIPVIFMRGMSGIMFQSLAYVVAFSISCSLLVALTFVPMLTTKFLRSESIKHTNDSNMAKIFQVSERFYVKIEHRYKGVIHWALHNRLTVIVFVFALFALSFFALPLVGVDLMPATDESDVRVNVEMEIGTKLEILDETVRKIESIIRKEVPEAIFTLSNIASGMGSQAVSGNTAQIRISLVPKNKRSRSSIQVAEQLRPKLSGLPGTTVRVREGQGMFLLRMGTNTDQAIGIEIRGYDLETGQTLAKQINDAVSEISGITETQISREAGMPEYRVKIDRGKAAELGLSATQIGSTVQTAMGGTSATKVRVDGKEYSVMVRLAEDDRKSIDNVSNLSVMNSSNRPILLQSAAQIETGIGPVKVERRDRERIVTVSVNYAGRDMKSVVEDIRSAIKDISIPQEFVVLIRGDWEEQQKAQRELFFGIAMAITLIFLVMAGQFESLKDPLIVIFSIPMALTGVVAIMLITRTPFTIQAFIGCIILVGVVVNNAIILVDMINRLYRDEEMELFTAIEITGERRLRPILMTTLSTILGLLPMAIGIGEGSESQVPMARVIIGGLTVSTVITLVFIPVIYSLVEHKIKKRGKAVQTA; this is encoded by the coding sequence ATGAGCGAACACTCGTTAATTTCGCTTCCGATACGCCGTCCGATCCTTATTACAGTTATTTATCTTATAGTAATCGTTATAGGCGCATTTTCGTTGCTTCGTCTGCCTATTGACCTTATGCCGGAAATCACTATGCCTACGGTTAGCGTTATCACAGATTACGAAAACGCCGGCTCGCAAGAAGTAGAAGAACTTATCACGCGCCCTATAGAATCGGCGCTGGCGGGAATTCAAGGAATAGAAGAGATTACATCTACTTCCAGCGAAGGCAGAAGCGTAGTGAGAGTGACTTTCCCTTGGAATTCCAACCTTGATTACGCCGTTAACGATATGCGCGACCGTATTGACCGTATCCTTGGCATGCTTCCAGAAGAAATCGACAGACCTTTAATACGCAAATTCGACGTTTCCGCAATGCCTATTATGATACTTGGCGTAACGGTGCAAGACAAGGATATTTCCGAAATACAGCAGATACTTGAAGACCAGGTTCAATATCGTTTGGAACGAGTCGCCGGTGTGGCTTCCGTCGATATACGCGGAGGACAAAAACGACAAATACACGTAGATTTGCGTTCCGCAAGCATGGAAGCGTACGGCATATCGACGGACATGGTTGTAACGGCTCTGAAACGGGAAAATAAAAATATTCCCGCCGGCTCTATTATTTCCGGGAATCGCGATATTACGGTTCGCACGCTTGCCGAATACAGAGGCGCCGACGACGTAAACAACACGGTTGTGACCGTAAGCGACGGAGTGCCGATACGCATAGCGGACATCGCGGAAGTTAAAGATGGCTATGAGGACGTAAAGTCGTTTGTGCGAATAAACGGCGTTATGGGAATTCGGCTTTCTGTAAGCAAACAGTCCGGCAGCAATACTGTGGCTGTGGCTAACGGCGTGAAAAAAGAAATTCAGCGTATAAACAGAGATATTGAAGACATAGAAATAATAGCGCTCGTAGATAACGCAAAATATGTGGAAAATTCAATTAAGTCGGTTACCCAATCGCTTATTATGGGCGGCAGTATAGCAATATTCGTGTTGCTTCTATTTTTGCGTAATATAACGACTACTATGATAATAAGCGTTGCAATTCCTATTTCGGTAATCGCTACGTTTGCGCTGATTTATTTCTGCGGCTTTACTCTTAATATGATGACTTTCGGCGGCTTGGCTTTGGGTATAGGAATGTTACTTGACAACGCGATAGTCGTGCTTGACAACATTTTTCACAAAAGAGAAAAAGGGATGGGCGCTTACGAGGGAGCGATAAAAGGGGTAAGCGAGGTGTCTTCCGCCGTTATTGCGAGCACTCTTACTACGCTTGTAGTATTTATTCCGGTTATTTTTATGCGTGGAATGTCCGGTATAATGTTTCAGTCGCTTGCGTACGTGGTCGCATTTTCAATCTCATGTTCTCTGTTGGTCGCATTAACGTTTGTGCCTATGCTGACGACGAAATTTTTACGTTCCGAAAGTATAAAACATACGAACGATTCCAATATGGCTAAAATATTTCAGGTTTCGGAGAGGTTTTATGTAAAAATAGAGCATAGATATAAAGGCGTAATTCATTGGGCGCTGCATAACCGTCTCACCGTGATAGTATTTGTCTTTGCGCTCTTTGCGCTTTCATTTTTCGCTCTGCCGTTAGTCGGCGTAGATCTTATGCCCGCTACGGACGAAAGCGACGTGAGAGTAAACGTAGAAATGGAAATAGGAACAAAGCTTGAGATATTAGACGAAACGGTAAGAAAAATTGAAAGTATAATACGTAAAGAAGTGCCGGAAGCAATATTCACTTTGTCCAATATAGCATCCGGAATGGGAAGTCAGGCGGTCAGCGGCAACACAGCTCAAATTCGCATATCATTGGTTCCTAAAAACAAACGTTCTCGTTCGTCCATTCAAGTCGCGGAACAGCTTCGTCCAAAACTTTCAGGCTTGCCCGGAACGACCGTACGAGTTCGGGAAGGTCAAGGGATGTTTTTGCTTAGAATGGGAACAAATACGGATCAGGCGATAGGGATAGAAATTCGCGGGTATGATTTAGAAACTGGTCAAACGCTTGCCAAACAGATAAACGACGCCGTATCGGAGATTTCGGGTATTACCGAAACGCAGATAAGCCGTGAAGCCGGAATGCCGGAATATCGAGTGAAAATCGACAGAGGCAAAGCCGCCGAATTGGGCTTGTCCGCCACTCAAATCGGTTCTACGGTACAGACGGCGATGGGCGGAACATCCGCAACAAAAGTACGCGTCGACGGGAAAGAGTATTCGGTTATGGTGCGACTTGCGGAAGACGATCGAAAGAGTATTGACAACGTTAGTAATCTATCCGTAATGAACAGTAGCAATCGTCCGATACTTCTACAAAGCGCGGCGCAAATTGAAACCGGCATTGGACCGGTCAAAGTGGAACGCCGCGACCGAGAACGTATAGTGACCGTAAGCGTCAATTATGCTGGACGAGATATGAAAAGCGTTGTGGAAGATATTCGTTCGGCGATAAAAGATATTTCAATCCCGCAAGAATTTGTAGTGCTTATTCGCGGTGATTGGGAAGAACAGCAAAAAGCGCAAAGAGAGCTGTTTTTCGGTATCGCTATGGCTATAACGCTTATTTTCTTGGTTATGGCAGGACAGTTTGAGTCGTTAAAAGATCCTTTAATAGTTATATTCTCAATTCCTATGGCGTTGACCGGAGTAGTCGCTATAATGCTTATTACAAGAACTCCTTTTACGATACAAGCGTTTATAGGGTGCATCATCCTTGTCGGCGTGGTTGTCAATAACGCCATAATATTAGTGGATATGATCAACCGTTTGTATAGAGACGAAGAAATGGAACTTTTCACCGCTATTGAAATCACAGGAGAAAGGCGGCTTCGCCCTATTCTTATGACTACGCTGTCGACAATTTTGGGACTTCTTCCAATGGCTATCGGAATAGGAGAAGGCAGTGAATCGCAGGTGCCTATGGCAAGAGTAATTATCGGAGGTCTTACCGTATCAACGGTTATCACTTTGGTATTTATACCTGTGATTTATTCGTTGGTAGAACATAAAATTAAAAAAAGAGGAAAGGCGGTGCAGACGGCTTGA
- a CDS encoding TolC family protein, whose amino-acid sequence MIKLNVNKIAMIAILFSTWTGCIIYGNDTTALSLSHTLLRAMQNNPLVKIERINTDAAVSILRENRYTYEPQIEFSYSTSKQDSIDFSESNQMSLSIYETLPTGTNIKLWGEAVPLSSALKSATGASYQNNVGFTITQSLLRGVNPAVNLAPLRKVRIDVELREEELTGYAQKFLMDAERAYWDLSLSGEEVKIYRYSLELVQRFLYEAEERLKTGSIAAIDLAAIRAEAASRERQLFDAATAYKQKILYLAYIMNAPEYWSVNAVITDTIMSLGKADALEEHIEAARRFRPDFRQAALQAKKGELDLAYTKNGLLPKLDFFISLRETSYAESFSEALTPKDPEGIITGGFTLQFPLTSGASREKYRRAAYSIEQQKLSIENFSHLLEYEVRSAHIEVLRAATQIETAKTVSALQQQKLDAEQEKLNVGKSTGYAVLQVQRDFVSANLDEARARTSYIYALLSLYFRDGTLLLRRGIKPMDTIFE is encoded by the coding sequence TTGATTAAACTTAACGTTAATAAAATTGCGATGATTGCGATTCTTTTTTCAACTTGGACGGGATGTATTATTTATGGAAACGATACTACCGCTCTTTCTTTAAGTCACACATTATTGCGGGCTATGCAGAATAATCCTTTAGTCAAAATAGAAAGGATAAATACTGACGCCGCCGTTTCTATATTAAGGGAGAATCGTTACACATACGAACCGCAAATTGAATTTTCTTACAGTACGAGCAAACAGGACAGTATAGATTTTTCGGAATCGAATCAAATGTCATTGTCTATTTACGAGACGCTTCCTACGGGAACAAACATTAAACTTTGGGGAGAAGCGGTTCCGCTTTCGTCTGCGTTAAAATCGGCAACCGGCGCTAGTTATCAAAATAACGTCGGTTTTACAATAACCCAGTCGTTGCTTAGAGGAGTTAATCCCGCCGTAAATTTGGCTCCGTTGCGGAAAGTGCGTATAGACGTTGAATTGCGGGAAGAAGAATTGACCGGATACGCACAAAAATTTTTGATGGATGCGGAGCGGGCGTACTGGGATTTGTCGTTAAGCGGCGAAGAAGTAAAAATTTATCGATATTCTTTAGAACTAGTGCAAAGATTTCTTTACGAAGCTGAAGAGCGGCTGAAAACCGGAAGCATAGCGGCGATAGATCTTGCGGCTATAAGGGCGGAAGCCGCTTCAAGAGAAAGACAATTATTTGACGCCGCTACCGCGTATAAACAAAAAATTCTTTATCTTGCTTACATTATGAACGCTCCAGAATATTGGAGCGTAAACGCAGTTATTACCGATACCATTATGTCTTTGGGCAAAGCGGATGCGCTTGAAGAGCATATAGAAGCGGCGCGGAGGTTCAGACCGGACTTCCGTCAAGCGGCGCTGCAAGCGAAAAAGGGGGAATTAGATTTAGCATATACAAAAAACGGGTTGCTTCCGAAACTTGATTTTTTCATTTCTCTGCGTGAAACTTCTTACGCAGAATCTTTTTCTGAAGCGCTGACGCCAAAAGACCCTGAAGGAATTATAACCGGCGGTTTTACGCTTCAATTTCCACTTACGAGCGGCGCTTCCCGTGAAAAATACCGTAGGGCTGCGTACTCAATAGAACAGCAAAAACTGTCTATTGAAAATTTTTCACATTTGCTTGAATACGAGGTTCGTTCTGCGCACATAGAAGTATTAAGAGCGGCGACACAGATTGAAACGGCAAAAACGGTTAGTGCGCTTCAACAACAAAAATTAGACGCCGAACAGGAAAAATTGAACGTAGGGAAATCAACCGGATATGCGGTATTGCAAGTGCAGCGGGATTTTGTATCGGCAAACCTTGACGAAGCAAGGGCGCGCACCTCTTATATTTACGCGTTGCTCTCCCTTTATTTTCGCGACGGCACGCTTTTACTAAGGCGCGGAATTAAGCCGATGGATACGATTTTCGAATAA
- a CDS encoding dihydrodipicolinate synthase family protein: MNEKSIFENLIAALVTPIKNFQIEEAALADHLEFLQKNGVNKILSGGTTGEFFSIGNSLRYKLFELTKKNFNGKIIFNVSDTSLSDVKKNIEFAQNSGADAIALIPPFYFANAPIEGIINFFNDAVNFSEIPCMLYNFTKHTQNKITPEIIKSVPQAAALKDSDKDETLITHTPCYVCGGDSLIYDFYRKGAKGVISVMANYCPKLAVKMWNQLQNSDFDDAKKTQEQICEIASHFRKDDQIARIKYALSRILNEYSPEVLPPLLPLDKFAKKEIDELFDKKILG, from the coding sequence ATGAATGAAAAGTCGATTTTTGAAAACTTAATCGCTGCGCTTGTAACCCCGATAAAAAACTTTCAAATAGAAGAAGCTGCGCTCGCCGACCACCTTGAGTTTTTGCAAAAAAACGGAGTCAATAAAATTCTTTCGGGCGGAACTACCGGAGAATTTTTTTCAATAGGAAACTCGTTAAGATATAAATTATTCGAACTAACAAAAAAAAATTTTAACGGTAAAATAATTTTTAACGTTTCCGACACATCGCTTTCGGATGTAAAAAAAAATATAGAATTCGCTCAAAATTCCGGTGCGGACGCTATAGCTTTGATACCGCCGTTTTATTTTGCAAACGCGCCGATTGAAGGAATTATAAATTTTTTTAACGACGCGGTTAATTTTTCAGAAATTCCGTGTATGTTATACAATTTCACAAAACATACACAGAATAAAATCACGCCGGAAATTATAAAATCCGTACCGCAAGCCGCCGCACTCAAGGACTCCGACAAAGACGAAACTCTTATTACACACACACCGTGTTATGTTTGCGGCGGCGATTCGCTTATTTATGATTTTTATCGAAAAGGCGCAAAGGGCGTAATATCGGTGATGGCGAATTATTGTCCGAAATTGGCGGTAAAAATGTGGAATCAATTGCAAAACAGTGATTTTGATGACGCTAAAAAAACGCAGGAACAAATTTGTGAAATAGCGTCGCATTTTAGAAAAGACGATCAAATTGCAAGGATAAAATATGCGCTTTCAAGAATTTTGAACGAATATTCGCCGGAAGTTTTGCCGCCGCTTTTGCCGCTTGACAAGTTTGCAAAAAAAGAAATAGACGAATTGTTTGACAAAAAAATTCTCGGATGA
- the ruvA gene encoding Holliday junction branch migration protein RuvA yields the protein MFEFFKGKLFFSDTNTAVVDVNGVGYKLGISFNTSLALPKINEDIFLFAYYHITENSQGLYGFISKEEREIFLKLIDISGVGPKVALGVLSGMTVEQIVNAVENEDASMFKSVSGVGKKTAERLILELRGKLSGISIQTAIKPKSHKSSPLAKSSRDDAFAGLIALGYTENQVRNILAKLDEIMDEDIPAHEWITAALREI from the coding sequence ATGTTTGAATTTTTTAAAGGGAAGTTGTTTTTTTCCGATACGAATACGGCGGTAGTGGACGTTAATGGAGTCGGATATAAACTCGGAATTTCGTTTAATACTTCACTTGCGCTTCCTAAAATTAATGAAGATATTTTTCTTTTCGCATACTATCATATCACCGAAAATTCGCAGGGGCTTTACGGGTTTATTTCCAAAGAAGAACGAGAAATTTTTTTGAAACTTATTGATATAAGCGGAGTCGGACCGAAAGTAGCGCTTGGAGTTTTATCGGGAATGACCGTAGAGCAAATTGTAAATGCGGTAGAAAACGAAGATGCGTCGATGTTCAAATCGGTAAGCGGCGTAGGAAAAAAAACGGCGGAACGCTTAATCCTGGAACTTCGCGGAAAATTGTCGGGGATTTCTATTCAAACGGCGATTAAACCGAAATCGCATAAATCGTCGCCGCTTGCCAAATCGTCTCGCGACGACGCTTTTGCAGGGCTTATCGCTTTAGGCTATACGGAAAATCAGGTACGTAATATCTTGGCTAAATTGGATGAGATTATGGATGAAGACATCCCCGCTCACGAGTGGATAACTGCGGCTTTGAGGGAAATATGA
- a CDS encoding thermonuclease family protein: MKTTHKIINGDCRNMRELEDKSVNLIITSPPYWQLKDYGIQNQIGFHDSYENYINNLNFVWKECFRVLCDFDKEIKNLPYVFVDSHKLDKKIDVKKLQYGSKIDKESKTVQKYFSVKEIISPEILKLNNDLTVRLIGIKQNPKVNGSATKFLKEKLKGKRVFLKYDNAKYDKDNNLMVYLYLENKPFINAHLLKNGLALIDESIEFEQKNKFRALI; this comes from the coding sequence ATGAAAACAACACACAAAATAATAAACGGCGATTGTAGAAATATGCGGGAGTTGGAAGATAAAAGCGTTAATCTTATAATTACTTCTCCGCCATATTGGCAATTAAAAGATTACGGAATACAAAATCAAATCGGCTTTCACGACAGTTATGAAAATTATATAAACAATTTGAATTTTGTTTGGAAGGAATGTTTTCGTGTGCTTTGCGACTTTGACAAGGAAATTAAAAATTTACCTTATGTATTTGTTGACAGTCATAAGTTGGATAAAAAAATTGATGTAAAAAAATTACAATACGGCTCAAAAATTGATAAAGAAAGTAAAACGGTTCAGAAATATTTTTCTGTAAAAGAGATAATTTCTCCTGAAATTTTAAAATTGAATAACGATTTGACAGTTCGTTTGATTGGAATTAAGCAAAACCCCAAAGTTAACGGTTCTGCGACGAAATTCTTAAAAGAGAAATTAAAAGGCAAACGTGTTTTTCTAAAATATGACAATGCAAAATATGACAAAGATAATAATTTAATGGTTTATTTATATTTGGAAAATAAACCATTTATCAACGCCCATTTGTTGAAAAACGGTTTGGCATTAATCGATGAGAGTATAGAATTTGAACAAAAAAATAAGTTTAGAGCTTTAATATAA
- a CDS encoding MjaI family restriction endonuclease, whose amino-acid sequence MNKRSQDFGKKEKVLNYACQTYQLSRPNKVGAVMALIRECQPDTISRRQKWYFENAYTEAKNYQIKREIERLSK is encoded by the coding sequence ATGAATAAGCGCTCACAAGATTTCGGTAAAAAAGAAAAGGTGTTGAATTACGCTTGTCAAACATATCAACTTTCACGACCGAATAAAGTCGGAGCGGTTATGGCTTTAATTCGTGAATGCCAGCCGGACACAATATCGCGACGGCAAAAATGGTATTTTGAAAACGCATATACCGAAGCCAAAAATTACCAAATTAAACGGGAAATTGAAAGATTGAGTAAATAA